The stretch of DNA GAGTGGAGTAATTAATGCGTGACGTTTCGCATTCGAGGACGGTCAACCGGTGGCTAACAAGTGTTCGAAGTCAGAGCGATGTGATCGATGGGACATTTCACTGACCCGTCGACTCAGTTATAGCATACGGAAGAAGGAACCGGGGTCAACTGGTCGCTTCCCGTCGCTATGATAAATCTGCTCTCCGAAAAGCGAGGgcactatctgtatacgggtaaattCGGGGGCAAAGTTTTCTCCGATTTTCCAATAAGAGAACGAGAGGGAAGCGCGGTTCGATGCAACTACAAGCAAGGCAGAAGGATCCCTCGTATCGAAACTCAGAAGGAGTGAACGATGTATCTAGGATCGGGCATGGCAAAATAACGAACCATGACCAAGTAAAATTTTGAGACCCACGGGAAAAGGAGGAACGATTGGTCGTGATAAGTGGGGAGCCATAATATTCGCCTTCAATCGGATATTACGGTGCAGATCCCGTCTGATATCAATTGCGGATTGACATTTAccggaaaaagaagatttttaccttatttaaactTTTATTAGGACtaaaattctcctactatataaatgggagaatttttttattttaaatacattaTTGACACGCATATCAAaggaataaaattttatttttgtcttctagctattATTCAAAGTGTTCTTCGGTTATTCTCTTCTTTGATTGTAAACGAGCTCATATCGAGGACTCGATCGAGGCCGATTTTCAGTGTTCAACTTAAGGTCAGACATGATTGTTATATTGTGATTGGTTTGACCGTTCATTCTCTCTTTAATTTACTTATTTGTTATTCTTAGAtcattcgtattgaattaaatcacgtatctTTTAAAtcacatacaaatttaattgttactcattttgaAGGGGTAAATAAAAAGAATCCAATTCAGAAGTTAGATAAGCTTGGCTTCCTGACTTGGTCACGTGAAGATCGTATGTACGTAACATATTTTTGGATGATACTTAATGTAAACTATGACGTGACGATCTATAGGACATCCATTTGTATCATAAATTCTCTTTTCCATTTTGGGTACTTATCTTGCCAAAAGTTCTCGTCACCCTGCATGCATATCTACGTGCTGCTAGAAGTTCCACGCCTAATATTATTAAAAATCAAAGCAAGCGCCCAAAATAAATTTATGAACTTGTCTTCTAGTAAAGCTTTATTAAAGACACATTATTTCAGAGAGATACACTCAGGAACTGAGTATACTATCAACTGCTTCAAAGAAAACCAGCAAATTAAATAATAAGTGAATATGGGTTCCCTTATGGCAGGTTGGGCCTGTAATATTCCTGACCCCAAAGTTTGTAAGTTGCTGCATATCTTCTACTGACCTTATAGTTTTCTGAGTTTTAGTTGCGAAATAATTCTTTTTTACTTTGCAGTGAAATATAAGAGAAACACGTCATTAACAAAGGAAGAAATAAATGCCTATTGGAGAtcccaaaaaaagaaagaagaagagcaTCCCAGAGATAGTTCTATGCTATCCCCTCGCAGCCCAAATCAGGTAATAGTATTTTTACTCTTCTAATGTCGAAAGGATGGTGTGGTATTAATTAATTTCTAGTGGCTTAGACGTTGGTTGTTTTGGGACAGGCTAATAGTACCTTTGAAGAGACTGCTAAAAAGGAGTACGAAACGTCAAACTCCGGGGAGATTTTGGGTATCAACAGTGATACAAATTGGGAGAAACTAATCGAGAAACACGGCTGGTATGTACGCATATTTGATATTTGATCTATAACTTTGAAAATGTGGTGGATGAGTTTATGAGAGCAACTAAAGTCAATAGTGTATACATTTAGGggcaaaaaatatttaatttaacaAGTGCTCTCTCAAACTAAGCGAGATAATCTCTTTTCACTAGGCCAACCGATCAATCTACAGTTCTTTTAATTATTATTCCTACTGAATATTACTTGTATAAATGCACTTCATATCACCCAGAATTCTCTCCAAGAAATATGTAGTCATATATGCCCCCTCGCAACAATAGTACAAAAGTATCTTTTATCCATTGATGGTGTAAGAAGTATTTGGGAAATTATGTCtcctaattaaattattaaacttATATACACTAACAGTAAAAAAACCTTTTTGCACTATCATAATTTAATTACATTGCATTGTAGCATGTTAGTTACTTTAATGTTGGACCTGATTAGTTGTAATATTGGGCTATGGCTGTAGGTGGGTAATTAGCAGTTTGGCACATTTGAATGAAACGCCAGTGCTAGCACCAGAAGAGGCTACCTACAAGCGTGCGTCACGGTTCAATGCAGCCCCCAATATGATTGCACCAAACACCAAACAAGCCCAAACAGGATAATCAACTCTTGATGACTCATGTTTCTGAAATCAAGCTAGTTAAATTTTGATATAGAGTTTGGATGAACAAGCATATGTACATCTAAGGTGTTGTTGAGCTTGTAAATGTAATGTGTTTAGGTGTTGTTTATGCACGCTTGTAAATTTAAGGTGTAATGGTTTTTTTAGGTTTTGTTGAGCTTGTAAATTTAAGTTGTTTCTGAGCTGCAGTGTCAACATTCAATAATGTTTAGACGTAATTGCATAACCACCATCTGTACGAATCACTTTCCTTACCCCGCCTCTATTCTTCTCAAGCAACCCCTAAATTTAggtagctttttttttttttggttcttgCTGTCTGTCAAGTATACCAAACTAGCAACTTCTTCATATATGATTAGCCACCCATTGGTTTTCTTTCGTGGAGAACCAAGGTTAACTCTGTTGCATGCCCTGAATCCAGAAAGAAGGGACCATAATGAAAGGAATTTGTGCTTGACTTCATTTTATTTGCTGGTCATGCTAATGCTTATCTCATCTTAATTTCTAGGCGCCATCTCATTGTACTTCGTTGGAGCCCTATCCAGCTTTAGGTTTATTATGAATTGAACACATTATTCATACCTTCCATACTAAACAGTTTTTGATTGAAAGTATGCTTCATTCGGAAAATGTAGACTTTTATGCACTTGACGAGCGCAAACACAACACAAAAATGTTCGCTAGTCAAAGATGGTATAGTTATGATTATCGTCTCTATGgggattgaatttaaataatgCTCAAGTAATTTCTAGCTTAACGCTATTCAGGATGATTAATACGTTTGTTGgaatgattaataactaaaattaactatgagACTAAAACAATTAACAATTGATCACTGGAAGACAAGAGTTGAGCAACACTGAAATATCAATGGGAGATATAAGAGTCGTGACAGGATAGGTACAAGATAGCTATTTGGAATCCAACTCTAGTtcaattcactctaatgttctaaggattctcacgaattcacttgatgattagttcaaacgtgtagtgagactcctctctcgattaaatcataaatctacgaggtgaactaatataagtACTGTGAAAATATGCAAGCATGCGCTTATGAATTAGTCTTCAGGAAAATGTCTCTCAAATATTCTCCTAACAttatttaatcaacaattcaacaaggtCTTTCGATTATTTAAGAGAATCACTGaattaaaacaaataaaataatgcaACATAATCACCATAATATTCCTTTTTCGATTAAATAAATTGGTGAATAAAGCTGCAAATAATTCAACGCTCCATAAACAAATTCAAGCAAAGAAATAGAATTAAAATTCACAAATAGCAATCAAAAcaccatatccgtcaaaccctaagtcatcacaaatataatgaaagagtaaaaaaaacatgaattcaatccaaactcgggtgttgagttgaggaaagaatgatgaatccTAGTGCTTTGAGTCTCCAATGCTCTTCCAATCTTCTGTAGGTTGAAAAGTCCCTAAAAATCGctttttgatgtatttataccatgtaggaacgGGCCCGGTCGAAACTACCTTTTCCAAACAGGAGTGGGACAATTGGATCGCAAAAATACACTGGCGCGACGCGCCATGCGCCGCCCCATGAGCAACATCAGTGAGGATTTTCAGAGAGTTGATTTTTTTCACTCACCAGAAATGTTGCACTATCGCCCCGCGCCTCGCAGCGTGGCAGTGCATTTTTCTTAGAGTAATTTATTTTCCTCACTTGTTGACATCTatacttggtcctcgacccccgaatatgatcccgacttaatttcttgagcttttactcagacttcaaagctcaaacTTGTTCAAATTAGCTCCAAATTATCTTAATAGCTCGGAATCATTTTTTGCAAGGTATAAAACACGTAATAAGCGCAAATCACCATTAATTAAACTCAACCACAAGTAAAATACAGTGattagagtgcaaactatgactaaaataTGGATTTCTCGCCTACCATCAAcatcccacacttaaaccattgctcgtcctcgagtaatcAAACTGAACTTCACATAGAGATGACCTTCTCATCAGACAACATCCCTAACACATCATGCCCAGAATATTTAAAGCAGACTAAGTACCCTATCATAACACACTAGCCTCAAGACTTGACTCAAAAACACCACGTATTTTCCCAAAacttgctcacttactctaacacagaggccaaagacattacctttcctttgcaAATCATGTTCCCTCACACCAAAGATAGAGAGTAGTTTCACacaaaataaaattcaagaacaaataggaactcaagacaCAATGAATTCACTCATCTTAGAATCAAAATTCATGTGCCACAGAATACGCACCAtatgcttgcccgtagtgtaatactctactaattgcgctcattcagtcaaagatcaaataagactttattttggttgtaatgtaggttgtgggacgggtaggatactATTGGATAtggtgactacacctccctaagcactttaatacatatacattaacaattTAAACCAGACACTTGTATTTAACCAAACCCTAACCTTCACACATAATAGCATCAAGCTCTCAATATCTTTGAGCACAACCAAGATGAGAACTACAACTAGGAAGGaatcaattttcttttcttttctatgttctgatttttttttcaagCAAACTAACttgttttttttcctttcaattccctacaagtgTCTCTCACAATGTTTTCAAACAATGAACTTTCCTCTTTTTtcaatagtttcactcaaaaaTACGACCATACCTCAACTTAGCTTTTACAAgctcataacaatttcaagtgctcgagAGAGTTAAAAGGTTCAAACATATAGTCAATTCAAAGAAAGGGGtcaggcttgtagtgtggtttCCAAATAAATAGGATTACAtactcaaaggggttaactacgatacatattaattaggtgggtaaaagcatatatctggctcaacaaagaaacgcctctATCACTTCCTAGATTGAACAAGACGACTATTTTTCTTTGCAAACACACATgataagttctagacatcaactgacatgcaTAGAATATCAACAAACCTTATTCACactatggcacataactcacttaggatcggatctatcccgactctctagtcaaagcagttaagcaacgtCAAAATAGGCACTTATACATGAGTCAAGAACTGAGCTTAGACGTAACAACTGAGCCATTCACTACTCTCAAGGCAAAAAAAGGTCGAGAAAATTCATCTCCATTTCATACCATAGCACAAGAATTCAAAtttcctaacaaaagaaaaactaactacactcggttcaagtaaaacccttggaaaagaatcgcTACATAAAGAAaaaccggggggggggggggaattgttacactacctaagaaaaaacaaaatattttttttcttcgacTTTGATCCCTCAAGAAGACAATTGTggaatccatcgtcgggaaaagtcaatTTTTTCTAACCAAAACAAAGAAAGCAAACACACAtgtacatatttacatccccacccccccccacacacacacactttaaattgtgtcaTGTCCCCATTACATACAAATAAAAAGCAAAAGGTAAAGTAAACTACCCTGATTCATCTAGTCAAGATCTGAATCAAAATCGGGATCTCCTTTGCACGCTCGACCCAGTGCACACATCCATGGTGAGAGctctttttcttccttctttgagtacaccccacacttatcatgcTTACTCTATCCAACTAGCTCCTTTAGGGCCCCTATTGCTCCTTCCATCTTGAAGACCACCCTTTCTTACCCCACTCTGAGCATGAGCTGCCTTTCTTGAATGTCCAAAATCGCTCTACCAGTAGCCAAGAAGGGTCTCCCTAAAATCATAGGTATCTCCCTATTCTCTTCCATATTCACCACGATGAAGTCCACGGGGAACACAAATTTATCTACCCAAACTAGCATATTTTCCACTATATTTTCCTGTATGATTGTGGTCTGATCCGCCAGATACAAGGACACATGTATAGATCTTATTTCTCCAATCTCTCCCTCCAATTTCCtgaaaatagacaaaggcataagATTAATAGAAGCACCTGAATCACACTAAGATTTTTCAACTTAGTGCCTCCAATGTATGggactgagtgttggccagtcaagctCGCGCTtctccagaagatgaaggtagcagagatgaggatgttgagatggatgtgcgggcacaccaggttataTAGGATCAGAAATAAGGTTATtcacgacaaggtgggtgtggcccagAAAGATACAGAAACGGTGTTTGAAGCATGGGAAAGATTTAAGGATATTGGGAGAAGATGACAACTTCATGGAGTTGACTTGCGGATGC from Nicotiana tomentosiformis chromosome 11, ASM39032v3, whole genome shotgun sequence encodes:
- the LOC104102229 gene encoding uncharacterized protein, whose protein sequence is MGSLMAGWACNIPDPKVLKYKRNTSLTKEEINAYWRSQKKKEEEHPRDSSMLSPRSPNQANSTFEETAKKEYETSNSGEILGINSDTNWEKLIEKHGWWVISSLAHLNETPVLAPEEATYKRASRFNAAPNMIAPNTKQAQTG